The Actinomycetota bacterium DNA segment CGACGTCGTCGGGATACGCCGTGCGCAACGCGGTGGTCGGCCCGGGCATAACCGCGGGGAACTCCTTCAGGCCTACCGGTCCGGGCACCCCCCCGAAAGCCATCACGGCCGGGATTCGCAGACTACGCGTGGGCGCCAACGACCTCGTCTACGACGATCTTCGCGACAAGCTTTACGCCAGCGTTCCGGCAACGGATCGTGGGTACACCAACGAGCTGGTTGTCATCAACCCGAAGTCCGGGCTTGTTTACGAACGACTGGCGCTGACGGGCGACCCCGGGCCGATGGCGATTACGTCGGATCGCTCGAAGCTCTATGTCGGCCTCAACGAAACCGGCGAGGTCAAGCAGATCAACCTGGAATCGTTGACCGTCGAAAGCTCCATCCAAACCAACGGCGGAGCCTCTCCCTCGCCGAACTGGGACCTCGAGGCGGTTCCGGGATCTACCGGCTCGATTGCCGTTACCGGAGGCAGCGCCAACGAAGTGGCAGTCTTCAGGGGCGGCGCAAAGCTGCCCAAGGTCGTGCAGGACGGGCCGAAACAGATCACATTCGGCAATGAGACAACTCTGTACGGGGCAAACGCGTCGCTTTACACGATGCAGGTCGACGAGCTCGGAGTGTCGACCACCAAGGTGCTTCCCAACGTGATGAAGTCCTTCAACGGCAACAAGGACGCCGACCAGATCAAGGTTTTCGATGGGATGCTCTACACCTCAACCGGGGCGTTCATCGATCCGGTCACAGGCGACCGGAAGGCGTATTACGGAGGCAAGGGCAAAATCGCCGGAACGCTGAACGAATACAAAAGTGCGTCCGCGGTAGCCCCTTCCCGGGGCGTCTTTTACACCGCCGACGGTCGGAATCTGACCGAATACAACCTGGCGGAGCAGCGAACTGTGGGCACATGGCCCATCACAATGGGCTTTACGCACCGACTCGTCGATACCGGAACTGGCGTTGCAGCAGCGAGTCCCTCCGGCATCGTGATCTCCGGCAACGGCCCGCGTATCGCCACCTGGGGGTGGCACGGTTTTGGCCAGCTGGGAGGTGGACGATTCACGACTGATCGCACCCGCCCCAAGGTCCTTGGGGAAAGCGACGTCGACCTGATTTCCGCCGGGCTGGTCCACGGCGTCGAGTCATACCGGGATGGTGGAGCGAAGGCTTGGGGATCGGGTGCCTTCGGCACCAACGCGTACGTCTGGTCGAGAACCGACTTGCCATCCGGGACCACCGTCAGAATGGATCCCTATAACTCAAGGGTGTACGAGATTTCGTCCGGAATGCTTCACACCCTTGCTTTGGACGGCGGCGGATTGTGGGCCTGGGGATGGAATGCTTCCGGACAGCTCGGAGACGGAACGACGAAAGACACGCCGCTGGCTGTTTCACCGCGCTTTACGACCGGAGCTGTGGTTACTGGTGTCGCTGCCGGGGGAATGCACAGCATGGCCGTCCTAAGCGATGGAACTGTCCAGACGTGGGGTTCGAACGTTCTCGGGCAACTGGGCGACGGCACGACGGTGGACAGCGTCCGACCCAAGCCGGTTCCGGGGCTAAAGGATGTCGTTGCCGTTTCGGCGGGCACTTACCATTCGCTCGCGCTCCACTCCGACGGGACGGTTTCAGCCTGGGGCTGGAACGCCCTCGGACAGCTCGGCGACGGATCGACTTTGGACCGGCTGACTCCTGTAAAGGTAGCCAATCTGAGCGGGATGAAATCGATATCGGCCGGATTGGCGCACAACCTCGCCATGGGAATGGACGGCGAGATCAAGGCGTGGGGCTGGAACATCTTCGGACAGCTGGGCGACGGAACAACGATCGTTCGTCGAACACCCATAACGGTGGCTGGAGTTCAAAAAGGTTTCGACACGTTCTCGGCCGGGGCGTTCCACAACCTGGCGATCCGTGACGGAGTGACATACGCCTGGGGCTGGAATGGATTCGGGCAACTGGGAGACGGGACGCGCACCGATCGGTACGCGCCCAAGGTTGTAACGACAGTACCGAACGCCTACATGGTCGCCGCCGGGGGTTATCACAGCATGGTCGCTCGAGTGACAAACTCCACTCTTGGAGGAAACTACTTCGAGCCCGGGGTCTGGAACCCCTAGGAAAACGCCACTCTAGTTGCCGGCGCCGGCGAACAGCGGGCGGTCCGGGTCGACGACCTGGATCTGGGCCCACATCCGGTCGACCTCGCGCTCCAGGTCGGCCAGCGTTCCGACATTTCGGATCACGTAGTTGGCGTGGGCATTCCGCTCCTGCCGGCTGGTCTGGGAGGAGATCCGGGCGTGAGCCTCGTCCAGAGTCATGTCCCGCTCGTCGACCAGGCGCTGCACCTGGACCTCCGGAGGGGCGTCCACGACGACAACTGCGTCGATCTCCAGCCACTCCAGCGCCTGCTCGTAGGTCTCGGCCAGAAGGGCTGCTTCGAAAACCATGATCCGGTCACGCCGCTGGCCGCGGATGCGGCGCTGGATCTCTTCGTAGATCCGGGGGTGCATGATGTCGTTGAGGTCGCTCCGCGCCTGGGGGTCATCGAAGACAACCCTCCCGAGGGCGGCCCGGTCGAGCCAACCATCGGGGGTGATCACCTCGTTGCCGAAGCGGTCCCGGATCTCGGCAAGAGCGGGCCGGCCGGGCTCGACTATCTCGTGGGCCACCGCGTCGGCGTCTATTACAAGGGCGCCTTTTCGGCGAAGAAGTTCACCGACCGTCGACTTGCCGGAGGCGATGCCTCCGGCAAGTCCTATGACGGGCATAGATCGGTGTTTAGGCTCGGTCCCGCTTCATGCCCTCGACGATGGATTCGAGAGACTCCTCGAAGCTGTCGGGAGCGGTGTCCAGAAGCTCGCCGTCGAGTGCTGCAGGCGAGTCGGGGACACTCGAGGCCTCCGCCGGGGCCGGTACGTCTGCCGCCTCGGCGGCCACCGCGTTGTCTACTGCTGCCGCCTCGTTGGCGGCCGCTGCGCTGCTGGCTGCCGCTGCCTCCGCCACTGCCTTCGCGTCGTCCATTGCCACGCCGAGTGCCGTTCTGGTGTCGACGGGCGCCGGTGCGGGCTTGGGCGGAGCGGGTGCTGCGGCTGCGGGTGCGGGTGTGGGCTCCGCCGGAACTTCGGGCTCCAGCTCGAACCCTGCTTCGGGCTCGCTTGCAGGCTCCAGCTCGAAGTCGGGGCCGGAAGACTCCGGCGCATCCGCCCCGGCCTCGGCCGGAGTTGACTGAACCGGTTGCACCGGTGCCTGGCCGCCTGCGCCCGCCTTCAGCGAAAGGCTGATACGGCGGCGATCCAGGTCGACGTCGATGACCCGAACCTGGACCTCCTGGCCCAGCTGAACCACCTGCTCGGGAAGCTCGATGTGCTGCTCCGAGAGCTCGGAGATGTGAGCCAGGCCCTCGATGCCGTCCGCCACCTTGATGAATGCCCCGAAAGGCACCAGCTTGGTGATGGTCCCGGCGACGAAGTCCCCGGTGCCGTGCGCCCTTGCGAAAGCCTGCCACGGGTCTTCCTGGGTGTTCTTGAGCGAAAGCGACACCCGATCGCGTTCGGGCTCCACGGAGAGAACCTCGACCTCGATCTCCTGACCGACCTGAACAACCTCGCTCGGGTGGTCTACGTGACGCCAGCTCAGCTCGGACACGTGAACCAGGCCGTCCACGCCGCCCAGGTCCACGAAGGCCCCGAAGTTGACGACGGAAGAGACGGTGCCGGTACGACGCTCGCCGACCGTGAGGTTGGCGAGGAAGTCCTTGCGCTGCTCGAAGTGTGCTTCCTCCAGGTAGGCCCGGCGGGACAGAACCACGTTGTTGCGGTTCTTGTCGAGCTCGATGATCTTGCACTCGAGCTCCTTGCCGACGAACTGCTGCAGGTCCCGAACCCGGCGAAGCTCCACCAGGGAGGCGGGAAGGAATCCGCGGAGGCCGACATCGACGATAAGCCCGCCTTTGACGACCTCGATGACGGTGCCCTTCACGACCTTGCCGGCTCGCTTGTACTCCTCGATCCGGCCCCACGCACGCTCGTACGAGGCACGCTTCTTGGAAAGAATCAGGCGCCCTTCCTTGTCCTCCTTCTGGAGAACCAGGGCTTCGATCTGCTCACCCAGGGACACGATCTCCGAGGGATCCACGTCGTGACGCAGTGAGAGCTCACGGGCTGGGATAACGCCTTCGGACTTGTATCCGATGTCGACGAGGACTTCTTCCTTGTCAATTTTTACGATGGTGCCGCTAACCAGATCGCCGTCAGAGAAGGGCTTGATGGTTGCGTCGATTGCTGCAATGAGATCTTCTATGGAAGAACCGACATCGTTCGTGGTGATGTCGTTGCTTTGAGGCATCTCACGGCTAGTCGAACCTATGCCGGAAACTGTAGACATCTTTAAAACTCCTTATTTGCCCTAATTAAGGGCAGGGGGTACTCCACGACATAAGTCGCGGGCAAACTAGAGTTTAGTGGAAAACCCCGTAGGCCGCATAGGTGGGAGTAACATTCTCCGCAAGCGACGTCTCTCGCCCGGCACCGACGCAACTGGGCCCTGGGCCAAGGAGGTAGCTTCCAGCAATGATCACCGAACGCCGCCGCCGGTCCCCGGAGAACAGGCATTGAGTCCGCGGTTTGATCCCGCCGGTTCGGGCACCCCGCGGCCGGAGGAAAGCCGGCCGCCGGCCGCGCCGGAGAGACCGGACCCCGACTACGGCAAGCTCGAGGAAAAACTGTCCTCCCTGGCTTCCGCAGTAACCCATTGGGAGAGTGAGCTGGAGAACTCGGCCAGCCGCTCCACCCGTCTGGAGGGTGCCTTCACCGTGCTCCTGAGCTCCCTCGAGGGTTGGAAGAGCGACATCAGGGAGGTCTCCAGCCGAACCGAATCCCGCGTTCTGCGCGGCCTTGAGGTAATCGACTCCCGGATCTCCCGGGTGCAGCCGGGCGCCTCCCCGCTCGATTCGGGCGAGATCCTGGCCGCGATCCAAAAGCTCGAGCGAGCCTTCGGCGAGCGCATAGCGATCCTGGAACGGGATATCACCGCAGTCCGCGCCTCGACCGGCTCCACCGAGGGTCTCGACACCCTCGGCCGGCGCCTGGAAGGGATCGAAAGGAAGGTCTCTTCAACGGACACCGCGCTCGCAGGCCGCCTCGGCGCCAGCTTCGAGATACTGGAGCGGCGGCTCAGCTCTATCGAACAGCGGCTTTCCGCCCCCGAGCCCGATGTGGCAGAGCGCCTCGGCCCCAACCTCGACGCACTGGGCACCCGCCTGGGTGCGATAGAGCAACGGCTTTCTACTCCCGACCCAGATCCCGCAGAGCGCCTCGGCCCCAACCTCGACGCACTGGGAGACCGGTTGAAAGCGATGGAACACAAACTCTCCACGCCCGATCCCGACCTGGCCGGGCGGCTGGGCGCCGGCTTCGACGCACTTGCGTCCCGGTTGGGTGCGTTAGAACAACGGCTCTCCACACCTGACCCCCAGTTGACCACCCGCCTGGCCGGCAGCTTTGAGGCCCTGGAGCGGCGGCTGCTGTCGATCGAACAGAAGGTCTCCGCGGACACCGAACTCCCCGCCCGGTTCACCGAGAGCCTCGCCGGCCTGGAGAGCCGGATTGCCGAGGGACAGGACCGGCTCGCCGAGGCCCTCGCCCGGGTTAACGCCCCTCAAAACGCCGAGTTGCTGGTGCAGAACCTGAGGATGCTGGAGGCGCGGCTCTCCGAGAGCCAGCAGGTCCTGACTCGCAAGCTGGAGGCCGCCCGGACCGAGGGCGACGAGAACAACGCCAACCAGCTCCGCCACCTGGCCATCCTGCAGGACCAGCAGGCCGCACTCGCCAAGCAGGTGCAAGCCGTGGTCGAAAAAGCCTCCGAGCCCGTCGACACCGCTCAGATCGACCGGCTGGCCGAAGGGCAGGAGCGGTTAATGGAGGCGCTGACGGCGTCGAAGGAATCCGGCGGCCTGGACGCCCTTACCTCCGGCCTGGCGGCGCTGGAGACCAAGTTGGCGGCCGGGCAGACCGCTCTGACCTCCAAGCTGGAAACCGTGCTGGCCGAAGGTGACGAGAACAGCGCCACCCAGCTTCGCTACCTCGGCAGTCTGGAGGAGCTACAGGCGTCGGTGGCCAAGCGGCTGCACGCACTGGAGGCGGTGGTCAAGAACCCGCTGGACGAGCAGCAGTGGGAGCGCCTGGCCAAGGGCCTCGAATTCCTGGACGTGCGGCTGGCGCAGAGCCTCGACTCGGTGTCGAGCAAGCTCGACGCCGCCATTGCGTCGCTCACCACCACGCTGGATGCCCGCACCGCCTCCGGGCAGGAAGCCAATCTCAAAAGCGCCGAACGCCTGTGGCGGGCGCTGCGCGGGCTGGAGGACCAGATCACCGGCTCCTACCAGCTGGTTCGCCAGAGCCAGGAGCGCCTGGAGACGGCCACGGCGAACGTGTCGAGCGCTCTGGAGGAGCTCCGGGCCGTCCACGGCGCCCGGGCGTCGCACACCGAGAAGCTGGTCATGGAGGGCCTCGAGAACCTCGACGGCCGCTTCGCCCAGAACCTCATGACCGTCTCCGAACGACTCAGCACGGCGATCTTCGGCCTGAACAAGGCGACCGAGGAGTGGCGGTCCGACCTCGCCAACTCGACCGAGGAGTCCGAGGAGCGCCTGACCACCCGCGTAAGCCAGGCCGAGACGAAGCTGGCTAAGGACCTGAAGACCGGCCTTGAAGCCCTGGGGCGGCGGGAGGAACGGATGCTGGCCCTGATCCTCGGCGGCGGTGCAGCGGCGGCGCCGACGCCCGTCGAGCAGGCCCCCGAGGCCCCTCCGGAGTAGCTCTCAGGCCTTGGCGTCGGCCCAGTTCGGACCCCAGGCCAGATCCACCGTAAGGGGCACCGACAGCTGGACCACGTCCTCCATCGCCTCTCGTACGGAAACCGCAGCGGCCTCGACGTCGTCCTGAAGGACCTCGAAGACCAGTTCGTCGTGAACGGTAAGCACCATGCGGGCGGTCGACCCGGCAAGTGCCCGGTCCACCTTCACCATCGCCAGCTTCATGATGTCGGCCGCCGAGCCCTGCAGCGGGGCGTTCAGCGCCTGCCTCTCCCCTAGGCCCCGGACCCTGGGGTTGCGTGACTTCAGCTCCGGCAGGTAGCGGCGGCGCCCGAGCATCGTCGTCGTGTATCCGTCCTCGGTGGCCCGGGCGACCACGTCGTCCAGGTAGGTGCGAATCTCCGGGTAGCTGGCGAAGAAGCCCTCGATGTAGGTGCGGGCCTGGTCGACGGGGATGGACAGACGCTGGGAGAGCCCGAACGGCCCCATGCCGTAGGTGACGCCGTAGGAGACCATCTTGCCGATGCTTCGCTGCGCCGGGGTAACCTCCGACGGGTCGATGCCCAGCGCCTTGCCGATGGAGAGCCGGTGGATGTCGTCGCCCCGGGCGAAGGCGCCGGTCAAC contains these protein-coding regions:
- the coaE gene encoding dephospho-CoA kinase (Dephospho-CoA kinase (CoaE) performs the final step in coenzyme A biosynthesis.) gives rise to the protein MPVIGLAGGIASGKSTVGELLRRKGALVIDADAVAHEIVEPGRPALAEIRDRFGNEVITPDGWLDRAALGRVVFDDPQARSDLNDIMHPRIYEEIQRRIRGQRRDRIMVFEAALLAETYEQALEWLEIDAVVVVDAPPEVQVQRLVDERDMTLDEAHARISSQTSRQERNAHANYVIRNVGTLADLEREVDRMWAQIQVVDPDRPLFAGAGN
- the rpsA gene encoding 30S ribosomal protein S1; the encoded protein is MPQSNDITTNDVGSSIEDLIAAIDATIKPFSDGDLVSGTIVKIDKEEVLVDIGYKSEGVIPARELSLRHDVDPSEIVSLGEQIEALVLQKEDKEGRLILSKKRASYERAWGRIEEYKRAGKVVKGTVIEVVKGGLIVDVGLRGFLPASLVELRRVRDLQQFVGKELECKIIELDKNRNNVVLSRRAYLEEAHFEQRKDFLANLTVGERRTGTVSSVVNFGAFVDLGGVDGLVHVSELSWRHVDHPSEVVQVGQEIEVEVLSVEPERDRVSLSLKNTQEDPWQAFARAHGTGDFVAGTITKLVPFGAFIKVADGIEGLAHISELSEQHIELPEQVVQLGQEVQVRVIDVDLDRRRISLSLKAGAGGQAPVQPVQSTPAEAGADAPESSGPDFELEPASEPEAGFELEPEVPAEPTPAPAAAAPAPPKPAPAPVDTRTALGVAMDDAKAVAEAAAASSAAAANEAAAVDNAVAAEAADVPAPAEASSVPDSPAALDGELLDTAPDSFEESLESIVEGMKRDRA